A genomic window from Engraulis encrasicolus isolate BLACKSEA-1 chromosome 14, IST_EnEncr_1.0, whole genome shotgun sequence includes:
- the mmp19 gene encoding matrix metalloproteinase-19 — MACLFRAVVILASICCTTSLTVMERRDQFVEATNYLKKYGYLSIPLDPHVEPDLSSATVEEALRVFQRISNLHITGRIDRATIERMRGPRCGVEDPFNNKSMRYRRFGGVWRKRSLTYRIHSYTPDLGKEGTQRAIRSAFKYWSDVTPLSFKEVSYGRADLRISFHDQSTVVCNSPFDGRGVVLAHAEAPPSGMIHFDLDEQWTEGKYSGTNLRIVAAHEIGHALGLGHSQYSTALMAPHYRGYNPNFRLHSDDVRGIQSMYGARETDDSNSVDKAPPTTAPAPIDTPDPCTARLDAIILGPWRKTFAFSGDYFWTVTDAGYQQPIRINLLWKSVPGHINAAVHSPRTNKTYFFKGNKFWRYTGLRLDYGYPKQLTKLSPNIDAALYLEKNKKLVFIKGSQYWQWDEISYTDMSVYPKPLSNLFTGVPSNPDAAFTWKNSKIYLFKGQKYWRLNNQLRVESGYPLSIKERWMQCNY, encoded by the exons AATTACCTGAAAAAGTATGGGTACTTGAGCATTCCACTGGACCCTCATGTAGAGCCCGATCTGAGTTCAGCCACGGTCGAAGAAGCCCTCAG AGTCTTCCAGAGGATATCAAACCTTCACATCACAGGGAGGATAGACAGAGCCACCATCGAAAGGATGAGAGGACCTCGCTGTGGTGTTGAAGACCCTTTCAATAATAAGTCCATGAGGTACCGACGATTTGGAG GAGTGTGGCGCAAGAGGAGCCTGACGTACCGCATTCACAGCTACACGCCGGACCTGGGTAAGGAGGGCACGCAGAGGGCCATCCGCTCGGCCTTCAAGTACTGGAGTGACGTCACGCCGCTCAGCTTCAAGGAGGTGTCGTACGGACGCGCCGACCTCCGCATCTCCTTCCACGACCAGTCCACCGTGGTCTGCAACTCCCCCTTCGACGGCAGAG GCGTAGTCCTTGCCCATGCTGAGGCGCCACCCTCGGGCATGATCCACTTCGACCTGGACGAGCAGTGGACGGAGGGCAAGTACTCGGGCACCAACCTGCGCATCGTGGCGGCCCACGAGATTGGCCacgccctgggcctgggccacTCCCAGTACTCCACAGCCCTCATGGCCCCGCACTACCGAGGGTACAACCCCAACTTCAGGCTGCACTCGGACGACGTCAGGGGCATACAGTCCATGTACG GTGCACGAGAAACAGACGACTCCAACTCTGTGGACAAGGCCCCACCTACGACTGCCCCCGCGCCCATTGACACGCCAGACCCCTGCACTGCCAGGCTGGATGCCATCATACTGG GTCCATGGAGGAAGACCTTTGCCTTCAGTGGAGACTACTTCTGGACCGTGACGGACGCCGGAtatcagcagccaatcagaatcaaCCTGCTTTGGAAGTCAGTGCCGGGTCACATCAACGCAGCTGTGCACTCTCCCCGCACCAACAAGACATACTTCTTCAAAG GAAACAAATTCTGGAGGTACACAGGGCTTCGACTGGACTACGGATACCCCAAACAGCTGACTAAGCTGTCACCCAACATCGATGCTGCTCTGTATCTGGAGAAAAACAAGAAGCTTGTTTTCATTAAG GGTTCACAGTATTGGCAATGGGATGAGATCTCTTACACAGACATGAGCGTCTATCCCAAACCTCTCTCCAACCTCTTCACCGGGGTACCAAGCAACCCTGATGCCGCGTTCACCTGGAAAAACAGCAAGATCTACTTGTTCAAAGGGCAGAAATACTGGCGCCTGAACAACCAGCTGAGGGTGGAGAGCGGCTACCCACTCAGCATCAAGGAGAGGTGGATGCAGTGCAACTATTAG